GGGCCGCTTCTCGACATCGAGGTTCGACTGCACCACGGCGCCGCGCCTGCGCACCACGTCGTAGAGGGCTCCGTATTCACGCCACGTCGCATAGGTGGACGGCAACTGGCGTCCCGCGAATCGCGTCCCCTCAAGCTTGGAGAAACGCAGCCGATCGGTGGACAGGCCCGCGAATCCCGCGTCCAGAGCATCGGCCACCATGGCACGCATCCGGGACAGCTCCTCGGATGTGGGGCGCTCGTCGTAATCGGTCGCACGCGCCAGGCCCATGACGGCGGCACGGATATCGGAATGCCCGATCAGCGTTGCGACGTTGGCGCCCAATGGAAGTGACTCGATGACTCGACGGTAACCCCGTGGCCCGTCCCAGTCCTTGTGTTCTTTGAGGGCCGAGTGGACCGCGTCCCACGGCAGGGCCTCCACGCGGGCGAACAGATCGGCCACATCCTCCGGGTCCGCGTACACCGCAGACATCGAGCAGTTGCCGTAGATGACCGAGGTGACGCCGTGACGCACCGATTCCCCGAGGCCGGGACTGACAAGGATCTCGGCGTCGTAGTGGGTGTGCACGTCGACCAGGCCGGGGACGACCCATTTGCCGTCGGCGTCGATGACCTCGTCGGCATCGGCAGGTGAGAGACCGGGCGCCATGGCCACCACCTTGCCGTCGCGGATCCCGACATCCACGGCTTGTCCGGGTGCTCCCGTCCCGTCGAATACCAGGCCGCCGCGCACGAGCAGGTCAAATGTCGCCATAGTCGATACACCTCATCCGATCAGCAGATACTCAGCTTATCGCTGCCTGTTGGTACCTGTTTTCACGGCCCATCTGCACCTTCACAGGTACTTCACAACTGATTGCTACCGTGCGGCATGAACTGGGTCGACCATTTCGAGGAGAACCGCCGGCGCAACCGCGAGATCGATGCCGCGATCGACTGGCGCACCGACACCACGCTGTCACCGCACACCGCGCGGATCATCGGGCACTCCCTGCAGCGCTTCGAGATCGGCGAGCGCGGCGACGGCGATGTGCTGCTTGGCAAGGCACGCATCGGCGACCCCCACTATGCGCGAGCACTCGAACTGTTCGTGGCCGAAGAACAGCAGCACGCCCGGCTACTGAGCCGAAGCCTGGAGCACCTCGGTGTGCCCCCGTTGGCACACCATTGGTCCAACGCGGTATTCGTCTCGGCGCGCCGGATGTCCTCGCTGCGATGGGAGGTCATGGTGCTGGCCGTGGCCGAGGTCGTCGCACTGAGCTACTACGCCGCGATGTCTCGGTGCGGCGATCGTGCCGTCGAATCGATGTCGCGGCGGATACTCGACGACGAACACCACCATGTGGCCTTCCAGATCGACTCCCTGAGCAAGGGATTCGAGTCCACACCCAAGGCCATGATCGCGCTGCTGCGCACGTGCTGGCTGGTCCTGGCCACCGGGGCCACCGCCGCGGTCACGCTGGATCACGGTGCGGCCCTGCGGGCCTGCGGATGGACCCGGGCACGGTTCGTCCGTGACGCCTGGCGCAACTTCCGGCGGGTGTCGCCCGAAGCCTTTCCCGTGCGGATCAACCGTCGAAGAAGATCTCCACTCGATCCGATTCCGGCAACGTCTGGCACGCCAGCGTGAACCCCTCGGCGATCTCGCTGTCGATCAGAGACTCGTTCATCAGCATGCGCGTCTGACCCGACCTCACCGAACAGATACAGGTGGCGCAGGCCGACTCCCGGCACACATAGGGCGCGTCGATCCCCGCGTCGAGAAGCACGTCGAGCAGCTTCTTACCCGCCGGCCAATCCAGAACATGTGTGCTGCCGTAGATTTCGACTTCCAGCACCGTGTTGCCGACGGCGCCGCTGCTGGTTACCCGGATGGCCTCGGCTGTCACTGGCCCACCGCGCGACGGCCAGGCAGGCGATCATTCAGCTCGCCCTCGGTGCCGAAGAGGATGCCCTGCCACTTCTCGAGCAGCTCTTCGGTGTCGATGTCGTTGGGGTGGAATCCGGGGCGCATGTATTCGGCGATATCGCGCATCAGCCCCTTCACCAACGGTCCTCGGTACACGTCGATCGTCTGACGCAGCACCGCCAACGGCTTCCAGCCACTGGGATCCGTGAGGATCGACGCCAACACCGCGAGCGTCATCAGGGGCAGCGTGCCCGCCCAGATCAGCGACATCACGCCGATGCGCACCGACTCGGGGCCACCCACCGCGCGATACACGTCGAAGGCGACCGACTTGTGCTCCATCTCTTCCATGGCATGCCAGTTCAGGAGGTGGTGAATCTCCTCGGACATCGGAATCGCTTGTAGTTCAGCACTGGAGAGCACCCGCTGGGCGAGCACCGCGGTGTAATGCTCGGCGGCCGCCGTCATCGCCAGATGCGCGATCTTCGGCGCGCGCTTCTCCAGCGCGATGACCAGCTTCTCGCGCCGGCTCCCCTCTTCGAAGTTCATGATCCGGACCAGGGGGTAGCCCATGTCGACGATCTTCTCGTTGAGCTTGCGGTGCTCACGGCCATGCATGGCCTCCTGGCCGATGAAGCCCGCGACGCGCTTCTTGAGTACCGGGTCGGTGATCTGGTCGGAGTAGTTGCGTACCGACCTGATGAAGGACTCCTCGCCGGGAGGAAACGCACCGGAAAGGAGCGACACCAGGTGACTGAAGACGATGTCGCCCTCGACATAGTGCTTCTTCATGGGGGCCGGCTCACCGAACCGGAAGTTCATCCGGCGGACCTTGGGCAGTGCCTGGGCTGCGACTCCCGGTCGCCCCTGCTCGACAACAGCCATGACGGAACTCCTTCCTTAGACGTCCTCATTGACGTCTGACCTGGCAATTCATTAGTAGTACTCCGAGTACTACTGCTAGTATCCATACCGTACGGCGTGAGCACAATAGGCAGCAGCAGTGTGTCGCCCGAACCGAAGAGCCAGAGGCCGGGCACACGTACCATCACTGGTGATGAGAGGCGTGGAGAGTGTGAGCACAGCCATCGCGTCGAAAGCCGCCCCGGTACCCGCGAGACGTGGCGACCGGCGCAAGGTTGCCCGAGAAGAGTTGTTGGATGCCGCGTTTCGCGCCATCGACAGTCTGGGCGCCACGGTCAGTATGGACGATATCGCCCGAGAGGCAGGTGTCGCGAAACCGAAGTTGTACCGCTACTTCGAGGACAAGGCCGACCTGCACAGCGCCATCCTGGAACGCGTGCAGGACCTGGTGTGGAACGCGGCCACGACGCGTATCAACCTGTTGACCGACTCGGCCCGCGACTTGGTCCAGCACGGCGCCACCGAGTACGCGCAGATGATCTCGGATCACCCGAATGTGTTGCGCTTCATCGTGCACGGCCACTTCGTCAACTCCACTGACGGCACGGAACGGCTGGTGGAGACCGCACAGCAGATGACGCACGACATGGCCGAGATACTGTCGAACGCGATCGATGACGACACGGTCGACATCGACGACGCCGACCTGGCGATCAGCTCGGCGGCCGGCGCCATCGGCACCGCCACCGAATGGTTCCTGGGCCCCAATCTGCTGCGCGCCGAGCCGATGTCCATCGACAAGTTCGTGGAGTACCTGACCACCGTGCTGTCCGGACTCGCTGCATCGATTGCCGAGTTCAACGGACTGACCCTCGATCCTGATCAGCCCCTGCACCTGGCATTCACAAGTACACGCGGCGGAGTCTCATGACCGACCGCATCCCCCTGGCACGCATCACCCGTGGCCGCGCGCTGGGCAAGCTGGCTGCCGGCCAAGCCGTGCGCACCGCAAGCAACCGGCTCTCCATGATCGGACGATCCGAGCAGGCACGTGAGCTCCTGGCGGAACGATCGACACTGCAGGCCGCCGATCAGCTCGTGACCGTGCTGGGCAGCCTCAAGGGTTCGGCGATGAAGCTCGGCCAATTGCTCTCGATGCTCGAAGTCGACATGGTGCCGGAAGCTCACCGCGAACGCTTCCGCCAGAAGCTGGCCCGGTTGCGCGATCAGGCGCCACGCGAACCGTTTTCGGTGATGCGCCCGATCATCGAATCCAACCTGGGAAAGCTGAGCAAAAACTTCAGCGACTTCGACGAAACCCCTGTCGCCGCCGCGTCCATCGGGCAGGTCTACCGAGCCGTCCTGAAGGACGGATGCAAGGTCGCCGTCAAAGTCAAGTACCCCGGAGTGGACGAAGCGGTGCGCGCGGATATGCAGAACCTGGCCCTCTTCACCAAGTTCTGGCGCAAAGCGCTACCCACGCTGTCCAATTCGGCATTCATGGACGAGATCTCCATGAACTTGGAAAGCGAGCTTGACTACCCCCGCGAAGCGCGTACCCAACACGAGATCGCCGAACGCTATCGGGGACATCCGTTTATCGTCATTCCCGACTGCATACCGGAACTGTGCACCTCACAGATCCTGGTGACAGAATTCCTAGACGGCGAATCCTTCCCCTACATGCAGACGCTCGCCGACGAAGAACGTAACCGTATCGGAGAGCTCATCTTCCGCTTCTACATCGGCTCGCTGTTCCAGGACAACGACTTCTGCGGAGACCCTCACCCGGGCAACATCTTGCGCACCTCCGACGGCACCGTCGGATTCGTGGATTTCGGGTTGTACAACCGGATGAACCCCGAACATGTGGAGTTCGAACGGCAGATCATGCGTGCCGCCACCGAGGAGCGCGCCGAAGACATGTACAAGGCGATGGTCGGTCGCGGGATCATCGATCCCCACGCCGACGTCACCCCTCAGGACTGTCTGGAGTACTGCCACGCAGCGTCGGGCTGGAACTTGGTCGACGAAGAAATGACCATCACTCCGGAAATTGCCTCCAGTGCAATGATTCTCGCGGTCGACCCACGGTCCAGCGAGTTCTCGGGCATGCGCCGCCAAAACCTGCCGCCGGAACACATCTTCTCGCGCCGCGCCGATTTCTACACCTTTGGCGTCCTGGGTCAGCTCAACGTCACCGGCAACTGGCATCGCATCGCCCGCGAATGGATCTACGGCGAGCCACCCGCCACCGAGATCGGACAAGCTATCGCGCAGTGGCGCGCCTCCCGCTAGCGCAGCAGTCCGTCGATGGCGCGGCCGAACATCCATTGCCCGCCGACCTCGGTCAAGCGGTCGAAAATGCGCGGCACACCGCGGACACTCACATCTTCGGTCCACACCACACGCGAGCCGGCGCCCTGCTGGTGCACCTCGATCTCGGCCCATCCCAGGATCAGCTGCCCCGTCTTCTCCAACCGGCAACGACCGGGATCACCACCCCGTGGCGGCTCCCACCCAGTGATAGTCATCGGGTCGTCAAAACCGATGTTCCCCAATCTCGTTCGGCCGACAAACGTGGTCCCGACACCCGCAGGCGAGGCGCTGGTCACGAAGACCCTCGTCAGCGGAATGTGCTCGCTGTGTCGCGGCCAGTCGGTGATCCGCGCAAACGCCTCGTCGGCGGGCAGCGGGCTGACGCGCTCTATTCGGAGAAGGGCCATAAGCCAAACAGTTTCGAGGGCGCCTGCTGAGCACGCAAGGCGACGATGGTGTCCGCCAGGGTTTCCCGCGGATCGCGATAGGTGACGCCGAGCTCGCGCTCACTCGGGGTGTCGTCCGAGGCAGGCATCTGCGTGTAGTACTGCATGCCCGCCTCGGTCACCGGAGTACCCAGTGGCACGTAGCGGCCGATCTGATCCATCACCGTGCCCGCCGCGCGCAGCACCGAGTCCGGCACCGGAACGGCCAGCACGGTACTGCCGGCGGTATCGGTCAGCAGATCCACCAAATCGTCGACCTCCAGCCGGTGACCGCCCGCGGTATAGCGCCGCGGGCCACGCCCCGGCGCCAACAACGCGGCATGCAGGACGGCGAGGTCGCGGACATCGACCACCAACCATGCCGCGCTGCGTCCCGGCACCGACCTCGTCAACAGCGCCCAGCGCACGCCCTCGGCGGCCTCACCGAATTGATCGCCGACGGGTGGCCCCAACACCATGCCCGGATAGGTGATGGTGACCGGCGCGCCGGAGTCCTGCAATTCGCGCACGTACAGCTCGACCCGCGCCTTCGACTGACCGTATCCGTCGCTGCCACCGGCCGCGGGCAAGCCTGCTTCGAACGTTGCCAGGCCCGGCCGGAACAGCGCGGTGATGCTCGAAACGTGCACGAGCGGATCGAGACCCCGGTCAACCGCCGTGCCGAGCACGTTGCGGGTCCCCTCGAGGTTGATGGCCATCATCCGGTCGGCCTCTTTGGGGTCGGTGCTGACCATGGCGGCGCTGTGCAGCACCGCGTCGCACCCGTCGAGCGCGGCCTCGACCGAGCCCCGATCGGTGATATCGCCGACGGCATAGTCGGACACGTCGACGCCGAGAGTCGCCACCGTGGTGTGCAGGCGCGCTTCCTTACGCACCAGAAAACGGACCTGATGCCCGGCGTCGGCGATAGCCTTCGCGGTCCAACCGCCCACGAATCCGGTACCGCCGGTGACCAATACGCGCATTCTTCACGTCCCCTCCGGCTCGGCGGCCCGTACCAATCAGGACATCGTAGGTCGTCAGAGCCACCAGTCCGGGCGAATGCCCAAGAGCCGATGCGCCACCGGCCCCCGCACCGCGTGTGCCAAGATCGCTGGGTGCGTCTACGCCCTGCCCTCCAGCTCATCGCCGTTCTCGCCGCCATCGCCATGACCTTGGCGCCGGTGGCGTCCGCGCAGCCCGACCGCATCACCCCGATCGGGCACATCGGCGAGACGCTGCACTTCGACTACGGCACGATCGGCGCCGATGTCACCGTGCACAACATCGAGCCCACTGGCGTGCCGGCCGGCATGGCTCCCCCGCGCGGCATCATCTGGAAGGCCAACGTCACCATCCGGCCCACCAAGGTGCCCAATGCGTACGCGCTGTTGATGGCACTCAAGCTCGGCGGTATCTCACCGGAGACCGGGGATGCCTATGAGCCGCAGCGCACCGATGAGCCAGACGACCTGAACTACGCGCTGCGCAATGCGCCGCAGGGCTCCACCGTGAGCGGTGCCGTCTACTGGGACGTCTACCGGGGACCGGTGCGCCACATCGTGCTGCGGTCGGCCCAGACCCAGGTCCACCTGGCCCAGTGGGACCTGTAGTTCTTCAGTTCTCCCCGCGAGCAGACGTATAAGCCCCCGCACGTCCGGCGTGTCGGGGGCTTATACGTCTGCTCGGCAGAAAAATCAGCCGGGCTGGAACAGGTAGTTGCGGAAGGTCTCGGTGACCTTATCCACGGGCCGCCAGGAATCGGCGCTCCACACCGACATCCGGTAGTCCCGCGCCGCGAACCACGCGACGATGTCCTCGGCCGTACGCCCGAAGCGCTCCATGTGGCGGTCCTCGACCTCCAGCATCATCGCGGGACGGGTCCGCTCGATGGTCTTCTCACCGCTGACCAGCACGTCGAGCTCGGCGCCCTCGACGTCGATCTTCACGAAGTCGATCCGCGTGATGTTCAGGCGTTCACAGAACCCGTCGAAGCTCTCGGTGTCCACGACCACTCGGATGTGCTCGTCGAACTCGGCGTTGGAACCCAGCCCGTCGGCCCCGGCGTCGACGAAGGACCGCCCGGTGATGGGCTTGCCGTTGCGCAGCGGAACACTCATGACCTGCTCGCCGATGCTGGTGCCGAGCGCGACGGCGTGGCGGCGCACATTCTGTGCGCTGCGCAGGCCCAGCGCCGCCGAGGAGGTGGCATGTGCGAACCGCAGCGGCTCCAGGCTGTAGACCAGACCATCGGCGCCCACCAGGCGCGCCAGCTCCGCGGTGTAGAAGCCTGCGGCCGCACCGACGTCGATGCATACGTCACCCGGCTTGACCACCTGTGCGATGCCCACCAGTTCGCTTTCCACCCACGGGGTGGTGCGGGCCAGTGTGCGCAGGCCCTGCCCCACCACCGCGTCACGAATCTCGCCAAAGGCCGTCACGCGCCGCGTCATGTGGTGCTCCTCCTGTAGGTCGCAAGGGTCTGGAACCGGGCCAAGTATAGGTAGCCTGCCGATCATGCCGATTCAGGTCAGCGTCGCGACGGTCGCCGACAGCGCCGAAGTCGCGGCAGTCGCCGCCCGGACCTTCCCGCTCGCATGTCCCCCGTCCTCGACGCCGCAGGATATCGCGGCGTTCATCGCGACCAATCTCACCGCGATCCAGTTCGACGAATACATCCGCGACAACCGGGTGTTGGTGGCACGCCAGGACGATGCGCCGATTGTCGGGTACGCGATGCTGGTCGACGGCGTCGCCGACGATCCCGATGTGCAGCGCGCGGTGACGCTGCGGCCCGCCATGCAGCTCTCCAAGATGTACGTGCTGCCCGAATTCCACCAAGCCGGGGTGGCGGCCGCGTTGATGACCGCGGCCCTCACCGAGGCCGCCACACTCGGGGCAACCGGAGTGTGGCTGGGCGTCAACCAGGAAAACGAACGCGCACAACGCTTTTACGCCAAACACGGCTTCAGCCGCAGCGGCACCAAGACCTTTCAGGTGGGCGAGCGCCTGGAAAACGACTACGTCATGCAGTGTTCGGTAGCGGCGCCGCGCTGAGCGCCAGCAGCCGCGAGGTGGCACGCAGGTACTTCTTGCGGAAGCCGCCGGCGACCATCTCGTCGTCGAAGATGGTGTCCAGCTTCGCCCCCGAGGCCTGCACGGGGATACCGGCGTCGTAGAGGCGGTCGGTCAGGGCCACGATCCGCAGCGCCACCGCCTGATCGTGCACCTGCTCTACCCCCGCAACGAAGACGGCGGACACGCCTTCGATCAGCGTCAGATAGCGCGACGGATGCATGCTTGCCAGGTGTCGGCACAGATCCTCGAACTGGTCGAAGGTGGCGCCGTCGATCGAGGCCGCCAGCTCGCGAAGCTGCTCATCGGTGTGCGGTTCCGGGGCCGGCGGCAGGTCACGGTGCCGGTAGTCGGGGCCCTCGACGCGCACCGTGTTGAAGATCGCCGACAACGCGGCGATCTCACGCAGGAAGTCCTGCGCGGCGAAGCGGCCCTCGCCGAGCTGCTCGGGCAACGTGTTGGAGGTGGCGGCGATCGACACTCCGCGCGCGACCAGCTCCGAGAGCAGCCGGGACACCAGTGTGGTGTTGCCCGGGTCGTCCAGTTCGAACTCGTCGATGCACACCACCGTGTAATCGGCGAGCAGCTCAATGCACTCCAGGAAGCCGAAAACTCCAGCCACCTGAGTCAGCTCACCGAAGCTCGCGAACGCCTTCGGGCCGGGCACGGTGTGATAGATCGACGCCAACAGGTGGGTCTTGCCGACACCGAAGCCGCCGTCGAGGTAGATACCCACTCCGGGCAGCACCTCGCGCTTACCGAACAGCTTCTTCTTGCCCGCGCGACGGGTCGTCGCCTCCTGCGCGAAGGCGCGGCAAGATTCCACGGCCGCCGCCTGCGTCGGCTCGTTGGGGTCCGGCCGGTAGGAGTCGAAGCTCACCGAGGTGAAGGTCGGCGGCGGCACCAGCTGGGCGATCAGCCGCTCGTTGGAGACGGTGGGGTGCCGGTCGGCAAGGTGCTGAAGGGACAAAGTGGCACCGGATTGCGGATCAGTCACACGGGCAGCGTAACGGCGTGCTGAGATCTCTTTGTGGCCGACAGTGACGGTGAACAGGCGATTCGGGACCCGGCTGGGATGCAGCTCACACAGCTGACAACCGGGGTATCGGTGGATTCCGGTGAGCTGGCCGATCTCTATGACTACCCGTCGAGCGACGGACTCTATTTGCGCGCCAACATGATTGGCAGCTTGGATGGTGCCGCGACGATGACCGGATTGTCGGGCGGACTCGGCAACGACGGCGACCGGGCGGTGTTCGCGGCGATGCGGGCAAATGCCGATGTGATTCTCGTCGGATCGGGCACCGTGCGCGCCGAGCGCTACCACGGGGCACATCTGACGGTAGGTCTGCGCCAGCGCCGCCAGGCCCGCGGACAGGGTGAGGTTCCGGTAATTGCCGTGGTCACAGGCTCGGGTGCGGTAGATCCGAGCACTCCCCTGTTCAACGAATCGGAGGTTGCACCCCTCGTCGTGACCTCCGCCCCGGGCGCGGCGAACGTCGCGTCCCGCGTGCCGGGTGCACAGGTTCTGGTGGCCGACGCCGGCGGAAAGATCGACCTGCCCGCCGCGCTGGCGACGCTGCATGGCCGGGGCCTGTCCCGGGTGCTGTGTGAGGGAGGCCCGTCCCTACTCGGCGCCCTGCTGTCAGCACAACTCGTCGACGAGCTGTGCCTGACCACCGCACCCACCACCGTGGGCGGCGCCGGGTCTCGCATCGCGTCGAGCCACTCCGAAGTGCTCACCGCGTGGCGACGGGTGTTGCTGCTGGGCGATGCCGACGGCTACCTGTTCACGCGGCACGTACGGGCTTAGCCAACATTCACCCGATACTGTGGTCGGCATGCGTGCACGGCTGACGGGGGCGATGGCGGTTGCCCTGCTGCTGACGGGGGTGACGGCTGGGTGCGCCCCCGGCCCCTCGGCGGGACCGCATTTCGCGATGGACGAGGGCCACGGAAATGCCGGCCCCTCCGTGGCACCGCCACCGAGCGGCCCCCCGTCGATCGACAAGCCCAAGGTCGACCTGTCCTGGCAGGACTGCACTCGTGACGTGCTCGCCAGCGCCAACATCACCACCTCGCCGACGTTCAGCCTCGAGTGTGCCGAATACAAGGCTCCGCTGGACCCGATCAACGGCGCGCCAGGCAGCGTGACGCTGGGCGCGGTGCGTGCCAAGACCTCGCAGACCCCCGCCGATGCCGGCCCGCTGGTCTTCACCACAGGGTCCGATCTGCCGTCCTCGGTTCAGCTGGCGACGTGGCTCAACGGCCCGGGAGCCGAGGTGCTCAAGCAGCGCCCCGTGGTGGCCGTCGACCGCCGCGGTATCGGCCGATCCGACGCCATCACGTGCCGCGACACCTGGGACATGCGGGACATGCGAGATCAGGCGCAGAACCGCGGTGGCGATGACCCGGTCGCGAGCCTGGGCAAGATCGTCGAGACGGCCACGACCAACTGCACCGACACCATCTCCCCCGGCGACTCCGCCTACAACGACGCGCATGCCGCCGAGGATCTGGAGGCGCTGCGCGCCCAATGGGATGTGCCGAATCTGGCGCTGCTCGGCATCGGCAGCGGTGCCCGGGTTGCCCTGGCCTACGCCGGATCCCATCCCAACAAGGTGGCCCGGCTGATGCTCGATTCTCCGGTGGCCGCCGATATCGCCGCGGAGGCCGCAGCCGAGCAGCGGCTCAAGGGCCAGCAGTCGGCATTCGACGCCTTCGCCGCGCAGTGCCTCGCCAACAACTGCCCGCTGGGGCCCGATCCCGCCGGGGCCGTGGGCGACTTGTTGAACCGAGCACAAAACGGCGGCCTTCCGTGGTCTCGGGCGACGGTCGTCAGGGCGATCACCACGGCATTGGCGTATCCGGTCGGCGACGGCACGGCCGTCGTGCAGAACCTTGCGAACGCGCTCAACGCGGCGCGCGGTCCCGACAGCGCCGCGCTCACCCCGCTGGTCGACCGGGCCAATGCGCTGCGCGATTCCGACGGCCAGTTCGTCAACTCCTGCAGCGACGCGCTGGCCCGCCCCACCCCCGACCGGGTGCGCGAGCTGGTGGTGGCCTGGGGCAAGCAGTACCCGCTGTTCGGTCGCACCTCCGCCCTGGAATTGGTGAACTGTCTGCAGTGGCCCAGCGGCTCCAAGCCGAACCCACCGCAGGACCTGAAGATCAACGTGCTGATCCTCGGCGGGCAACACGATCCGATCTCCGGCAGCGAGGGCGTCTCGGCGACCGCCGCGGTGATCATCAACGCCAAGGCGGCCAGCAAGCGCGTCATGTGGCAGGGCATCGGCCACGGCGCCATCGTCTACACCCCGTGCGCACAGCCGCCCGCCCTGGCATACCTCAACGACGGAAAGCTCCCGGAGACCGACACGTTCTGCCCGGCCTAGTCGTCCTTACCGGAGCCGCGCCGGGCGCTCAGGGTACGGTGCCTGCGTGGTGTCAGTCGATACGTTCGTTACGGGCTTCAAGAACTCGTTGAAACCTCCGACCGCACCGCGATCGGTTTCGGCCATCCTGCGATCGGCGCTGTGGCCCCTGGCCATCATGGCGGTGATCCACCGCAGCTACGTACTGGGCACCAACGGTTACATCA
The nucleotide sequence above comes from Mycobacteroides saopaulense. Encoded proteins:
- a CDS encoding DUF1942 domain-containing protein, yielding MRLRPALQLIAVLAAIAMTLAPVASAQPDRITPIGHIGETLHFDYGTIGADVTVHNIEPTGVPAGMAPPRGIIWKANVTIRPTKVPNAYALLMALKLGGISPETGDAYEPQRTDEPDDLNYALRNAPQGSTVSGAVYWDVYRGPVRHIVLRSAQTQVHLAQWDL
- a CDS encoding ferritin-like domain-containing protein; this translates as MNWVDHFEENRRRNREIDAAIDWRTDTTLSPHTARIIGHSLQRFEIGERGDGDVLLGKARIGDPHYARALELFVAEEQQHARLLSRSLEHLGVPPLAHHWSNAVFVSARRMSSLRWEVMVLAVAEVVALSYYAAMSRCGDRAVESMSRRILDDEHHHVAFQIDSLSKGFESTPKAMIALLRTCWLVLATGATAAVTLDHGAALRACGWTRARFVRDAWRNFRRVSPEAFPVRINRRRRSPLDPIPATSGTPA
- the zapE gene encoding cell division protein ZapE, with translation MTDPQSGATLSLQHLADRHPTVSNERLIAQLVPPPTFTSVSFDSYRPDPNEPTQAAAVESCRAFAQEATTRRAGKKKLFGKREVLPGVGIYLDGGFGVGKTHLLASIYHTVPGPKAFASFGELTQVAGVFGFLECIELLADYTVVCIDEFELDDPGNTTLVSRLLSELVARGVSIAATSNTLPEQLGEGRFAAQDFLREIAALSAIFNTVRVEGPDYRHRDLPPAPEPHTDEQLRELAASIDGATFDQFEDLCRHLASMHPSRYLTLIEGVSAVFVAGVEQVHDQAVALRIVALTDRLYDAGIPVQASGAKLDTIFDDEMVAGGFRKKYLRATSRLLALSAAPLPNTA
- a CDS encoding metal-dependent hydrolase yields the protein MAVVEQGRPGVAAQALPKVRRMNFRFGEPAPMKKHYVEGDIVFSHLVSLLSGAFPPGEESFIRSVRNYSDQITDPVLKKRVAGFIGQEAMHGREHRKLNEKIVDMGYPLVRIMNFEEGSRREKLVIALEKRAPKIAHLAMTAAAEHYTAVLAQRVLSSAELQAIPMSEEIHHLLNWHAMEEMEHKSVAFDVYRAVGGPESVRIGVMSLIWAGTLPLMTLAVLASILTDPSGWKPLAVLRQTIDVYRGPLVKGLMRDIAEYMRPGFHPNDIDTEELLEKWQGILFGTEGELNDRLPGRRAVGQ
- a CDS encoding ABC1 kinase family protein — translated: MTDRIPLARITRGRALGKLAAGQAVRTASNRLSMIGRSEQARELLAERSTLQAADQLVTVLGSLKGSAMKLGQLLSMLEVDMVPEAHRERFRQKLARLRDQAPREPFSVMRPIIESNLGKLSKNFSDFDETPVAAASIGQVYRAVLKDGCKVAVKVKYPGVDEAVRADMQNLALFTKFWRKALPTLSNSAFMDEISMNLESELDYPREARTQHEIAERYRGHPFIVIPDCIPELCTSQILVTEFLDGESFPYMQTLADEERNRIGELIFRFYIGSLFQDNDFCGDPHPGNILRTSDGTVGFVDFGLYNRMNPEHVEFERQIMRAATEERAEDMYKAMVGRGIIDPHADVTPQDCLEYCHAASGWNLVDEEMTITPEIASSAMILAVDPRSSEFSGMRRQNLPPEHIFSRRADFYTFGVLGQLNVTGNWHRIAREWIYGEPPATEIGQAIAQWRASR
- a CDS encoding GNAT family N-acetyltransferase, producing the protein MPIQVSVATVADSAEVAAVAARTFPLACPPSSTPQDIAAFIATNLTAIQFDEYIRDNRVLVARQDDAPIVGYAMLVDGVADDPDVQRAVTLRPAMQLSKMYVLPEFHQAGVAAALMTAALTEAATLGATGVWLGVNQENERAQRFYAKHGFSRSGTKTFQVGERLENDYVMQCSVAAPR
- a CDS encoding TetR/AcrR family transcriptional regulator; amino-acid sequence: MESVSTAIASKAAPVPARRGDRRKVAREELLDAAFRAIDSLGATVSMDDIAREAGVAKPKLYRYFEDKADLHSAILERVQDLVWNAATTRINLLTDSARDLVQHGATEYAQMISDHPNVLRFIVHGHFVNSTDGTERLVETAQQMTHDMAEILSNAIDDDTVDIDDADLAISSAAGAIGTATEWFLGPNLLRAEPMSIDKFVEYLTTVLSGLAASIAEFNGLTLDPDQPLHLAFTSTRGGVS
- a CDS encoding SRPBCC family protein, with protein sequence MALLRIERVSPLPADEAFARITDWPRHSEHIPLTRVFVTSASPAGVGTTFVGRTRLGNIGFDDPMTITGWEPPRGGDPGRCRLEKTGQLILGWAEIEVHQQGAGSRVVWTEDVSVRGVPRIFDRLTEVGGQWMFGRAIDGLLR
- a CDS encoding 2Fe-2S iron-sulfur cluster-binding protein, producing the protein MTAEAIRVTSSGAVGNTVLEVEIYGSTHVLDWPAGKKLLDVLLDAGIDAPYVCRESACATCICSVRSGQTRMLMNESLIDSEIAEGFTLACQTLPESDRVEIFFDG
- a CDS encoding FkbM family methyltransferase; the protein is MTRRVTAFGEIRDAVVGQGLRTLARTTPWVESELVGIAQVVKPGDVCIDVGAAAGFYTAELARLVGADGLVYSLEPLRFAHATSSAALGLRSAQNVRRHAVALGTSIGEQVMSVPLRNGKPITGRSFVDAGADGLGSNAEFDEHIRVVVDTESFDGFCERLNITRIDFVKIDVEGAELDVLVSGEKTIERTRPAMMLEVEDRHMERFGRTAEDIVAWFAARDYRMSVWSADSWRPVDKVTETFRNYLFQPG
- a CDS encoding SDR family NAD(P)-dependent oxidoreductase, whose translation is MRVLVTGGTGFVGGWTAKAIADAGHQVRFLVRKEARLHTTVATLGVDVSDYAVGDITDRGSVEAALDGCDAVLHSAAMVSTDPKEADRMMAINLEGTRNVLGTAVDRGLDPLVHVSSITALFRPGLATFEAGLPAAGGSDGYGQSKARVELYVRELQDSGAPVTITYPGMVLGPPVGDQFGEAAEGVRWALLTRSVPGRSAAWLVVDVRDLAVLHAALLAPGRGPRRYTAGGHRLEVDDLVDLLTDTAGSTVLAVPVPDSVLRAAGTVMDQIGRYVPLGTPVTEAGMQYYTQMPASDDTPSERELGVTYRDPRETLADTIVALRAQQAPSKLFGLWPFSE
- a CDS encoding pyrimidine reductase family protein: MADSDGEQAIRDPAGMQLTQLTTGVSVDSGELADLYDYPSSDGLYLRANMIGSLDGAATMTGLSGGLGNDGDRAVFAAMRANADVILVGSGTVRAERYHGAHLTVGLRQRRQARGQGEVPVIAVVTGSGAVDPSTPLFNESEVAPLVVTSAPGAANVASRVPGAQVLVADAGGKIDLPAALATLHGRGLSRVLCEGGPSLLGALLSAQLVDELCLTTAPTTVGGAGSRIASSHSEVLTAWRRVLLLGDADGYLFTRHVRA